The following are from one region of the Sandaracinus amylolyticus genome:
- a CDS encoding epoxide hydrolase family protein — MKITPFRIDVSQTVLDDLRDRLARTRFPESPEGWSAGTDSAFMKRLTKHWLEAYDWRRHESALNAHPQFVADVNGTPIHFVHVRGRGPNPTPLLLIHAFPDSFHRFVGAIGPLTDPAAHGGDPALSFDVIIPSLPGFGFSGHTAMSVDATADTLAALMKGLGYERYLAGGGDGPIPMAMSHRHAESVAGIYCVDVGYPDGNTDFASLGPEEREFAQWIHAWWMREGAFNMIQSTKPSSLAFALNDSPVGLAAWLMILFASGAEDRVEERFTLDSLITNAMIYWVSGTIGSAMRSYLESARAMYASPAAPPRGRSDVPAAVARMPLDAPLPRAWAERRVNLVQFTEMARGGHHSSWEVPDLFAKDLRDFLVTLRRRSR; from the coding sequence ATGAAGATCACGCCCTTCCGAATCGACGTCAGCCAGACCGTTCTCGACGACCTCCGCGATCGGCTCGCGCGCACCCGCTTCCCCGAGTCGCCCGAGGGCTGGAGCGCCGGCACCGACTCGGCGTTCATGAAGCGCCTCACCAAGCACTGGCTCGAGGCGTACGACTGGCGACGTCACGAGTCCGCGCTCAACGCGCATCCGCAATTCGTCGCCGACGTGAACGGCACGCCGATCCACTTCGTGCACGTGCGCGGCCGCGGTCCGAATCCCACGCCGCTGCTGCTCATCCACGCGTTCCCCGACTCGTTCCATCGCTTCGTCGGCGCGATCGGCCCGCTCACCGATCCCGCGGCGCACGGGGGCGACCCCGCGCTCTCGTTCGACGTGATCATCCCCTCGCTGCCCGGGTTCGGCTTCTCGGGGCACACCGCGATGTCGGTCGACGCGACCGCCGACACGCTCGCCGCGCTCATGAAGGGCCTCGGCTACGAGCGCTATCTCGCGGGCGGCGGCGACGGGCCGATCCCGATGGCGATGTCGCATCGCCACGCCGAGTCGGTCGCCGGCATCTACTGCGTCGACGTCGGCTATCCCGACGGCAACACCGACTTCGCGAGCCTCGGCCCCGAAGAGCGCGAGTTCGCGCAGTGGATCCACGCGTGGTGGATGCGCGAGGGCGCGTTCAACATGATCCAGTCGACGAAGCCGAGCAGCCTCGCGTTCGCGCTGAACGACTCGCCGGTGGGCCTCGCTGCGTGGCTGATGATCCTCTTCGCGAGCGGCGCGGAGGATCGCGTCGAAGAGCGCTTCACGCTCGACTCGCTGATCACGAACGCGATGATCTACTGGGTCAGCGGCACCATCGGCTCGGCGATGCGCAGCTATCTCGAGAGCGCGCGCGCGATGTACGCGAGCCCCGCCGCGCCTCCGCGAGGTCGGAGCGACGTGCCCGCGGCAGTTGCGCGGATGCCGCTCGACGCGCCGCTCCCGCGTGCCTGGGCCGAGCGCCGCGTGAACCTCGTGCAGTTCACCGAGATGGCGCGCGGCGGGCACCACTCGTCGTGGGAGGTCCCCGACCTCTTCGCGAAGGACCTCCGCGACTTCCTCGTCACGTTGCGCCGCCGGTCGCGCTGA
- a CDS encoding HNH endonuclease: MQTLVLTHTYQPHRVVSWQKAITMLFDGKVEVLSEYDEDIRSVSITVKMPAVVRLVRHVRHAKRGVKFSRANVLARDGFACQYCGRNAPPRELTFDHVVPRSQGGRTSWENIVTACARCNTRKGGRTPEQAGMALRHPPVRPKELPMLFVRLDFGRGVPEAWKSWMWWQSELSESA; encoded by the coding sequence ATGCAGACGCTCGTCTTGACGCACACATACCAACCGCATCGCGTCGTCTCCTGGCAGAAGGCGATCACGATGCTCTTCGACGGCAAGGTCGAGGTGCTCTCGGAGTACGACGAGGACATCCGCTCGGTGAGCATCACCGTGAAGATGCCCGCGGTCGTGCGCCTCGTGCGTCACGTCCGCCACGCGAAGCGCGGTGTGAAGTTCAGCCGCGCGAACGTGCTCGCGCGCGACGGATTCGCCTGCCAGTACTGTGGCCGGAATGCCCCGCCGCGTGAGCTGACGTTCGACCACGTCGTGCCGCGCTCGCAGGGCGGCCGCACGAGCTGGGAGAACATCGTCACCGCGTGCGCGCGCTGCAACACGCGCAAGGGTGGTCGCACGCCCGAGCAGGCGGGCATGGCGCTCCGTCATCCGCCGGTGCGTCCGAAGGAGCTCCCCATGCTGTTCGTGCGTCTCGACTTCGGTCGTGGCGTGCCCGAGGCGTGGAAGAGCTGGATGTGGTGGCAGTCGGAGCTGAGCGAGAGCGCATGA
- a CDS encoding RNA-binding protein, translating into MVNTTLFRTYSGARLPGTDTINEAGGNAYSFSAEHALAQLAVTGCLGATYYATDENQLEQTLALATKVDPVFLAKTALYARREAHMKDMPALLVAVLSMRDPTLFAKVFPRVVDNARMIRTFVQIVRSGRIGRKSLGTRPKRAVRGWLDAQDDDELFRASIGERPSLADVVKMVHPKPLTATRRALYAYLIGRAYEAKDLPPLVRSFEQYKTDATGEVPDVPYQLLTSLPLGTAEWVEIAKHAGWQVTRMNLATFARHGVFGVPGMPELIAERLRDREAIAKARVFPYQLLIAYVATRGSDLPRVVVDALHDALEMAIANVPRFEGRVWVLPDVSGSMQSPVTGDRGEGQTTAVRCVDVAALIAASFLRTATHARVLPFDDRLRDVVLEPRDTVLTNATKLAAVGGGGTSVSLPLAHLDEKREHADLVVYVSDNQSWVDASARGQASATMTEWAKLKARCPRAKLVCIDLQPYAHTQAPDRDDVLNVGGFSDRVFDVIAAFAQARGEGAGWVDVIQRLEIETA; encoded by the coding sequence ATGGTCAACACGACGCTCTTCCGCACGTACTCGGGCGCGCGCCTTCCGGGCACCGACACGATCAACGAGGCCGGTGGCAACGCGTACTCGTTCTCCGCGGAGCACGCGCTCGCGCAGCTCGCGGTGACCGGGTGCCTGGGTGCGACGTACTACGCGACCGACGAGAATCAGCTCGAGCAGACACTCGCGCTCGCGACGAAGGTCGATCCCGTCTTCCTCGCGAAGACCGCGCTCTACGCGCGCCGCGAGGCGCACATGAAGGACATGCCCGCGCTCCTCGTCGCGGTGCTCTCGATGCGCGATCCGACGCTCTTCGCGAAGGTCTTCCCGCGTGTCGTCGACAACGCGCGCATGATCCGCACCTTCGTGCAGATCGTCCGCTCGGGCCGCATCGGCCGCAAATCGCTGGGCACGCGTCCCAAACGCGCGGTGCGTGGCTGGCTCGACGCGCAGGACGACGACGAGCTCTTCCGCGCGTCGATCGGTGAGCGCCCATCGCTCGCCGACGTCGTGAAGATGGTGCACCCCAAGCCGCTCACGGCGACGCGTCGCGCGCTCTACGCGTACTTGATCGGTCGCGCGTACGAGGCGAAGGACCTGCCTCCGCTCGTGCGCTCGTTCGAGCAGTACAAGACCGACGCGACGGGCGAGGTGCCCGACGTGCCCTACCAGCTGCTCACGTCGCTCCCGCTCGGCACCGCCGAGTGGGTGGAGATCGCGAAGCACGCGGGATGGCAGGTGACGCGCATGAACCTCGCGACGTTCGCGCGTCACGGGGTGTTCGGCGTGCCCGGGATGCCCGAGCTCATCGCGGAGCGCTTGCGTGATCGCGAGGCGATCGCGAAGGCGCGTGTGTTCCCGTATCAGCTCCTGATCGCGTACGTCGCGACGCGCGGCTCGGATCTGCCGCGCGTGGTGGTCGACGCGCTGCACGACGCGCTCGAGATGGCGATCGCGAACGTGCCGCGCTTCGAGGGGCGCGTCTGGGTGCTCCCCGACGTGTCGGGCTCCATGCAGTCGCCGGTGACCGGCGATCGCGGCGAGGGCCAGACCACCGCGGTGCGTTGCGTCGACGTGGCGGCGTTGATCGCCGCGTCGTTCCTCCGCACTGCGACGCACGCGCGCGTGCTCCCGTTCGACGATCGCCTGCGCGACGTCGTGCTCGAGCCGCGCGACACCGTGCTGACCAACGCGACGAAGCTCGCGGCGGTCGGCGGCGGCGGCACCTCGGTGTCGCTGCCTCTCGCGCATCTCGACGAGAAGCGCGAGCACGCGGATCTCGTGGTGTACGTCTCCGACAACCAGTCCTGGGTCGATGCGTCCGCGCGCGGCCAGGCGTCGGCGACGATGACCGAGTGGGCGAAGCTCAAGGCGCGCTGCCCGCGCGCCAAGCTCGTCTGCATCGATCTCCAGCCCTACGCGCACACGCAGGCGCCCGATCGCGACGACGTGCTCAACGTCGGAGGTTTCTCCGACCGCGTGTTCGACGTGATCGCCGCCTTCGCGCAGGCGCGGGGCGAGGGGGCAGGCTGGGTCGACGTGATCCAGCGCCTGGAGATCGAGACCGCGTGA
- a CDS encoding MotA/TolQ/ExbB proton channel family protein encodes MRWLAHHFEEGGWGMYPLVACLAVALLITIERACALLRARPDADALLDALRACLRVGDVTGAIAICERNRGPLARIALAGLRESLQSVPRIEAALAARWMLEIQPLARRLGYLQLIVQIATLFGLLGTTTGLFAGYGFANADAGSRATMLARGISESLNCTAGGLFVSMFALLALCLLEGRARAMREELEEGALAIRNMLIDHREHLRWNGARAPLDRPTYRTAR; translated from the coding sequence GTGCGATGGCTCGCGCATCATTTCGAGGAGGGCGGGTGGGGCATGTACCCGCTCGTCGCGTGCCTCGCCGTCGCGCTGCTGATCACCATCGAGCGCGCGTGCGCGTTGCTGCGTGCACGTCCCGATGCAGACGCGCTGCTCGACGCGCTGCGCGCGTGCTTGCGAGTGGGTGACGTGACGGGTGCGATCGCGATCTGCGAGCGCAATCGCGGCCCGCTCGCGCGCATCGCGCTCGCCGGTCTGCGCGAGTCGCTGCAGTCGGTGCCGCGCATCGAGGCGGCGCTCGCCGCGCGATGGATGCTCGAGATCCAACCGCTCGCGCGACGGCTCGGATACCTGCAGCTGATCGTGCAGATCGCGACCCTCTTCGGCCTGCTCGGCACCACCACCGGGCTCTTCGCTGGCTACGGTTTTGCGAATGCCGATGCGGGCTCGCGCGCGACGATGCTGGCGCGAGGGATCTCGGAGTCCCTCAACTGCACCGCGGGCGGGCTCTTCGTCTCGATGTTCGCGCTGCTCGCGCTCTGCTTGCTCGAGGGTCGCGCCCGCGCGATGCGCGAGGAGCTCGAAGAGGGCGCGCTCGCGATCCGCAACATGCTGATCGATCATCGCGAGCACCTGCGATGGAACGGCGCGCGAGCCCCGCTCGACCGTCCGACGTATCGTACGGCGCGGTGA
- a CDS encoding AraC family transcriptional regulator, with the protein MSARREVRPSDSPFVERVTRVTYDAAVRELSTPDGTWDLVVLEREGRTLVLQTGLITRPVELENDAGDAYLAISFKPGVFLAKQPGVKTVDRGIVQPIVSPRAFSMDGETLEIPTFDNAEDLVARLARRGLLARDELVADAARGDVRAIGTRTLQRHFVHALGITPKQLAQIQRACRAVELLERGVAPAAVAIEMGYSDQPHMTRALKALVGRTPGQIRAR; encoded by the coding sequence GTGAGCGCGCGGCGCGAGGTTCGTCCCTCGGACTCGCCGTTCGTCGAGCGCGTGACGCGCGTGACGTACGACGCCGCGGTCCGTGAGCTGTCCACACCCGACGGCACCTGGGACCTCGTCGTGCTCGAGCGCGAAGGGCGCACCCTCGTGCTGCAGACCGGGCTGATCACGCGGCCCGTCGAGCTCGAGAACGACGCGGGCGACGCCTATCTCGCGATCTCGTTCAAGCCCGGCGTGTTCCTGGCGAAGCAACCCGGCGTGAAGACGGTCGACCGCGGCATCGTGCAGCCGATCGTCTCGCCGCGCGCGTTCTCGATGGACGGCGAGACGCTCGAGATCCCGACGTTCGACAACGCCGAGGACCTCGTCGCTCGCCTCGCGCGGCGGGGTCTGCTCGCACGCGACGAGCTCGTCGCCGACGCGGCGCGCGGCGACGTGCGCGCGATCGGGACGCGCACGCTGCAGCGCCACTTCGTGCACGCGCTCGGCATCACGCCGAAGCAGCTCGCGCAGATCCAGCGCGCCTGCCGCGCGGTCGAGCTGCTCGAGCGCGGCGTCGCGCCCGCCGCGGTCGCGATCGAGATGGGCTACTCCGATCAGCCGCACATGACGCGCGCGCTGAAGGCCCTGGTCGGTCGCACCCCCGGGCAGATCCGCGCCCGCTGA